One segment of Paenibacillus pabuli DNA contains the following:
- a CDS encoding ABC transporter ATP-binding protein, whose amino-acid sequence MGNERTPVLELRNLSKTYESRGQGAHSALQSINLKLYPGECLGIVGESGSGKSTLAKCVTHLEKATSGQIIYRQQDITLIRGEALRLQRKQIQMVFQEPSAIFNPRMRVGSFILEPLLNYKLIKRRQAEKEIHRLLELVGLPAAMADKYPHEISGGELQRVVIARAIGVQPDVIIFDEATSALDVSIQQQILNLLVRLREETGISCIFISHDLAVVQQVSDRTAVMYKGEIVEVLESAQLNRAASHPYTRNLMASVLSVKEIKNKMREYALQGITG is encoded by the coding sequence ATGGGAAATGAAAGGACGCCTGTGCTGGAACTGAGGAACTTGAGTAAAACCTACGAATCCAGGGGCCAGGGAGCCCATTCAGCTTTGCAATCGATCAACCTGAAACTGTATCCGGGAGAATGTCTGGGAATTGTAGGTGAGAGCGGAAGTGGCAAAAGCACCTTGGCCAAATGCGTGACCCATCTGGAAAAGGCAACCTCCGGGCAGATCATTTATCGTCAGCAGGATATTACACTGATAAGAGGAGAGGCTTTGCGGCTGCAGCGCAAGCAGATTCAGATGGTTTTTCAGGAACCTTCGGCGATTTTCAATCCCCGCATGAGGGTGGGATCGTTTATTCTTGAGCCTTTATTGAACTATAAACTGATCAAGCGCAGGCAGGCTGAAAAGGAGATTCACCGTTTACTGGAGCTGGTGGGATTGCCTGCTGCTATGGCTGACAAGTATCCACACGAAATCAGTGGTGGGGAGCTGCAGCGAGTGGTTATTGCCCGGGCGATCGGAGTGCAGCCGGATGTGATTATATTTGATGAGGCTACCTCGGCACTCGATGTTTCCATTCAGCAGCAAATTTTGAATCTGTTGGTCCGATTGCGTGAAGAGACAGGGATTTCGTGTATATTCATATCGCATGACCTGGCTGTGGTGCAGCAGGTTAGCGATCGCACTGCGGTTATGTACAAGGGAGAGATCGTTGAAGTGTTGGAAAGTGCGCAGCTGAATCGTGCAGCCAGTCATCCCTATACGCGGAACTTAATGGCTTCGGTGTTGTCGGTGAAAGAGATCAAGAATAAGATGCGGGAGTATGCCCTGCAAGGCATCACGGGCTGA
- a CDS encoding ABC transporter ATP-binding protein, with protein MSTLLGVDRLSVAYRSGSPALQNVSFAMNAGEIVGIVGESGSGKSTLLRALLGMLPDGGQYTGGDVIFQGKSILSYSQRDWGGIRGRRMAMIFQDSGSYLNPIRQVGSQYIEAIRTHYELSKKAAYVMAVDMLSQMGLDDPERMMNMYPGQLSGGMKQRTAIAMAVTMEPELLLADEPTSALDVTTQVEVIKRLTNLRARQGTGMIIVTHNIAVAAHMADHIGVMQNGSLVEFGQTSSIITSPRHAYTRELLAAVPELEGNTDGK; from the coding sequence ATGAGCACCTTACTTGGTGTGGATCGGCTTTCTGTAGCGTACAGGAGCGGTTCACCCGCACTGCAGAATGTATCGTTTGCAATGAACGCCGGGGAGATTGTCGGAATCGTGGGCGAAAGCGGAAGTGGTAAATCGACGCTGCTTCGAGCTTTGCTAGGTATGCTGCCAGACGGCGGCCAGTATACGGGTGGAGACGTTATTTTTCAGGGAAAATCAATATTGAGTTATTCGCAGAGGGATTGGGGCGGTATACGCGGCAGGCGGATGGCCATGATTTTTCAGGATAGCGGTTCGTATCTGAATCCCATTCGCCAAGTAGGAAGTCAGTACATTGAGGCGATCCGTACACATTATGAACTATCGAAAAAAGCTGCCTATGTCATGGCGGTGGACATGCTCTCACAGATGGGATTGGATGACCCCGAGCGGATGATGAATATGTACCCCGGCCAGCTTAGCGGAGGCATGAAGCAGCGAACGGCAATTGCCATGGCGGTAACGATGGAGCCAGAACTGCTGCTTGCCGATGAACCGACCAGTGCGCTGGATGTAACCACTCAGGTTGAAGTGATCAAGCGATTGACCAACCTTCGGGCAAGGCAGGGAACGGGGATGATCATTGTGACGCACAACATTGCGGTTGCAGCCCATATGGCAGACCACATCGGTGTGATGCAGAACGGGTCTTTGGTTGAGTTTGGACAAACTTCAAGCATAATTACAAGTCCACGTCATGCTTATACCCGCGAATTGCTAGCTGCAGTACCTGAATTGGAGGGGAATACCGATGGGAAATGA